The Prevotella melaninogenica region TTGAGAGTAATACGGATAAAAACTTGCAATAATTCAAGTTTTTATCCGTGTTTGTTTGTAACTTTGCAAAAAGACATGATAAAATGACCATAGAATTTTGTGCAATCAATAAGCCTGAAGATTGGATGGAAATGGTTGCCGAACAATTTGGCACATCAGTAATAAACGATGGATTTACCATTCCTTCTTCTATTGGTAGTGGATTCTTCAAACAATATTATCCTCTGCCATGGCTAACATTGACTTATATCAGTTTCGTAGCATACGAGCCGATAACTATGATACGTCGCTCGGTAGAAAACTCGAAATGGATTCCTGTCATGTTCTATATCAATGAGCATAAACACGAGCAGATAATTGGAACAAGTACAAAAACGGTCGGAGTGGACACGCTCGATGGCATTTTCATGCCTTCAAGTAGCATCCCGACTGAGTGGAGTTTTCCTCCAAAGAAACGATACGAAAATATTACACTGACTTTCAATAAGGATTGGATTGAAAAGATTGATGCAGCACATGAAACCTATATCGGTCGGCTTCTCCAATCGGACAAGGCTTTTTATTTGTTTGAGACCATTACACCTGCAATGCAACAGGTCTTGGATAACATTAAGTCTATAACTGAAATCGACAATCCTTTTTCAACGCTTCATTTGCATGGAAAAACTATGGAATTACTGACAATGTTCCTTGAAAAGCTCGAAAAACGTTCGGAAGTAAAATCTCTTGCCAACCTAAACTTGAATGATGTTGAATCAGTATTCCGTGTTCGTCGCCAGATTCTTCAAAGTCTCAGTAATGTACCGAGTATTCCCGAATTGGCGCGTGAAGCCAATATGAGCAGTTCCAAATTACAAAAGTGCTTCAAGCAGGTTATTGGAAAAGCCATCGCAGAATATGCCCTATCCGAAAAGATGAAATGGGCAAAACGACTGCTTTCCACTCGCCTCTACTCGGTGTCAGAAGTAGGCTATAAAGTTGGATATACTAACCTCAGTCATTTCACAGAGGCTTTCTGCAAATATCACAGGATGAAACCTAAGCAATATCTTGATTCATTATAAGTTTTACACAAATATTACTTGCATTTTGAGGGTTATTTTGCCCTAAACAATCTTTCGAACTTAGCCTGCAAAAACATCAGGCAATGAAAATAACGACATTTAAGTTTCATTTTTTTGCCAGAGTAACAATTTTATCATTGTCTTTTGGTATTTCTGTTTATTATTTAGTCGAACTCTTGTATGCTCTCGATACCTGCAATTGTATCAGTAATGGAGAAATTGGCACACACACTCTCTGAAATCTTCGGAGTGGAGATAAAGAACTGCTACAACGTATATATGAATATAAAGCATCGCAAAGATGACAGTCGCACTTATTTTCTTGACGAACTCCGTGAAAAAATCTATAAGCGGATGGTGGGGAGCGACCTGAAAGACGGCAAGTTCAAGAAGTAGTAAATCAAAAGAGGGTGTGTCAAAATGTCCACATCCTCTTTTTTATGCACAAAGCCCCGACTTTCTCAAGCCAGGGCTTTGCTATTTCCTAAAGTTTTTGTACCTTTAGGCATACAAAAAATCTCATTATGACAAAGGTACACTTTCGTTCTTACATACACAAGAAAATGATTCTTTTTCCTCAAAGAATCGATAAGGATATCGCAGAAGATGACCCTGTTCGTCTTTTAGACGCCTTGGTGGATAATCTTATGTTGGATAATGTCTACAAACTTTATAAGCCCAGTGGTCGCAAGCCTTATCATCCACAAATGATGCTCAAGGTGATTCTTTACGCCTATATGAATAATATCTATTCCTGCCGTCGTATAGAGTCGCTTCTCAAGCGTGACATTCATTTCATCTATCTTGCAGGATATGAGCAGCCTGATTTTATTACCATCAATCGTTTTCGTAATCGCGTGAAAAAGGAAAT contains the following coding sequences:
- a CDS encoding helix-turn-helix domain-containing protein → MTIEFCAINKPEDWMEMVAEQFGTSVINDGFTIPSSIGSGFFKQYYPLPWLTLTYISFVAYEPITMIRRSVENSKWIPVMFYINEHKHEQIIGTSTKTVGVDTLDGIFMPSSSIPTEWSFPPKKRYENITLTFNKDWIEKIDAAHETYIGRLLQSDKAFYLFETITPAMQQVLDNIKSITEIDNPFSTLHLHGKTMELLTMFLEKLEKRSEVKSLANLNLNDVESVFRVRRQILQSLSNVPSIPELAREANMSSSKLQKCFKQVIGKAIAEYALSEKMKWAKRLLSTRLYSVSEVGYKVGYTNLSHFTEAFCKYHRMKPKQYLDSL